From Fusarium fujikuroi IMI 58289 draft genome, chromosome FFUJ_chr07, a single genomic window includes:
- a CDS encoding related to hydroxylase, which yields MSIQIIKNQTSRRVVNMGFKVIIVGGSVAGLSVANMLERFDIDYVLLEAYPQIAPQVGASIGILPNGFRILDQLGCFEPILDIAGDCRYTIGGMYGSDGLPLAPSSTTSLSIHFEKRVGYPSIFIDRQMLLQVLYKNLKHKDRVLTKKRVTRVELVEGGVQAYTQDGSVYEGDIVVGADGIHSAVRDEMWRLGKEQSPGYFPEDENSRVPVSTRCIFGISKRPSALGYRSQQMVVGDGHAYLIIAAPGDRTYWFLFDGLPETKRGKDISKYTKADEEGLVKEHHGDHITQDVTFGELYDRKIMSTLVPLEEYVFDRWHYKRIVTIGDSAHKIDPASGQGGNGAMESAALLVNALVRQLKLSPQGLSDSRVDSALSEVHALRYERAKRLVEQAHSLQMMISQRFPFARFIFKHLIPIFGPDAFIDIVTPICCEATRIQGIPVPRRPHFVPFEDELPVKPIKSGLARRVPWVLAIGTLGLSLFATLKTKDFGARTGALYSVLQQWGSGGLLGKVVGQSSVTGLASLTPVISSWLIEGSRRGNSLNPLSWTTVYSLIYSFIGPSSVLPFFCLSSVLFSTKSTVHRPVDPQIAKSIVPGVFLGYVAPTVAALLPIRDAKLRHYVGTVWQAYPFLCAVFTRGLAAIRAKTANSGQQEADTKVEERPINYAPPSELQMYTNEDVAPLKFSHGCALALCLAASVIAKTLSTDWTLSALSQVAPFGPNAGVISAASGLAYSLYAVWELRSLGFVRTKQAVLGGMACVGALELAGPGAMIVGIDYWREHVTASLSPDTGLL from the exons ATGAGCATTCAAATCATCAAGAACCAAACATCTCGGCGAGTTGTAAACATGGGATTCAAAGTCATCATCGTTGGTGGCAGCGTCGCTGGCCTCTCTGTTGCCAACATGCTGGAGCGATTCGACATAGATTACGTCCTCCTCGAAGCCTACCCTCAGATAGCTCCCCAAGTCGGTGCTAGTATTGGTATCCTACCCAATGGATTTCGCATACTCGACCAACTTGGATGTTTCGAGCCTATCCTCGACATTGCTGGGGATTGCCGCTATACGATTGGGGGCATGTATGGGTCCGATGGTCTCCCCCTTGCCCCTAGTTCCACAACTAGTCTCTCGATTCACTTTGAGAAAAG GGTTGGGTATCCCTCCATTTTCATCGATCGACAGATGTTGCTGCAGGTTCTGTACAAGAATCTGAAACATAAGGATCGAGtgttgaccaagaagcgGGTGACTCGCGTGGAATTGGTCGAGGGTGGAGTCCAAGCTTACACCCAAGACGGGTCTGTCTACGAGGGCGATATCGTCGTGGGAGCGGATGGCATCCACAGCGCTGTAAGAGACGAAATGTGGCGCCTCGGAAAGGAACAGAGTCCTGGCTACTTCCCCGAAGACGAAAACTCTC GAGTTCCAGTGTCGACGAGATGCATCTTTGGAATTTCGAAACGGCCCTCTGCTCTGGGTTATCGAAGTCAACAGATGGTGGTTGGTGATGGCCACGCGTACTTAATCATAGCAGCACCAGGGGACCGAACGTACTGGTTTCTCTTCGATGGTCTTCCAGAGACAAAACGGGGGAAGGACATTTCGAAATACACAAAAGCCGATGAAGAGGGACTCGTAAAGGAACACCATGGCGATCATATCACCCAAGACGTCACTTTTGGCGAGTTGTATGACCGAAAGATCATGTCGACGCTGGTTCCACTTGAGGAGTACGTCTTCGATCGTTGGCACTACAAACGCATCGTCACGATAGGAGATTCGGCTCACAAG ATTGACCCGGCATCTGGCCAAGGAGGAAATGGTGCCATGGAGTCTGCAGCACTGCTCGTCAACGCCCTGGTGCGGCAACTCAAGCTGAGCCCCCAGGGTCTCTCAGACTCTCGGGTCGACTCGGCGCTCTCAGAAGTCCACGCTCTCCGCTATGAGCGTGCCAAGCGTCTCGTCGAGCAAGCCCATTCTCTTCAGATGATGATCAGCCAGCGGTTCCCTTTCGCTCgtttcatcttcaagcatcTTATTCCGATTTTTGGCCCAGACGCCTTTATCGACATTGTCACCCCGATCTGCTGCGAGGCTACAAGGATCCAGGGTATTCCTGTTCCGAGACGACCTCACTTTGTCCCGTTTGAGGACGAGTTACCTGTGAAGCCAATCAAAAGCGGTCTTGCTAGACGAGTCCCGTGGGTTCTGGCAATCGGCACTCTTGGACTGTCGCTCTTTGCTAcactcaagaccaaggactTTGGAGCTAGAACTGGGGCTCTCTACAGCGTGCTTCAGCAATGGGGTTCTGGAGGGCTTTTGGGAAAGGTAGTTGGGCAGAGCTCGGTGACAGGCCTAGCCAGCCTGACTCCTGTTATTTCTTCGTGGCTCATCGAAGGTTCTCGCCGTGGAAACTCGCTAAACCCTTTGTCGTG GACCACAGTCTACTCGCTCATATACTCATTCATCGGTCCGAGCTCAGTGCTGCCCTTCTTTTGTCTGTCGTCTGTACTCTTCTCCACCAAGTCCACTGTCCACAGACCTGTTGACCCCCAGATCGCCAAGTCCATCGTTCCAGGCGTTTTCCTAGGCTACGTGGCACCAACGGTTGCGGCGCTGTTGCCGATCAGAGATGCCAAACTGAGGCACTATGTCGGGACAGTGTGGCAAGCATACCCTTTTCTTTGTGCTGTCTTCACTAGAGGACTCGCTGCTATCCGTGCCAAGACGGCCAACAGTGGACAACAGGAAGCTGACACGAAGGTCGAAGAGAGGCCAATCAACTATGCTCCCCCATCTGAACTTCAAATGTACACAAACGAGGATGTAGCGCCCCTCAAGTTCTCTCATGGCTGTGCGCTTGCTCTCTGTTTGGCTGCTTCCGTCATCGCCAAGACTCTATCTACCGACTGGACGCTGTCCGCCCTATCTCAAGTAGCGCCTTTCGGTCCAAACGCAGGTGTCATAAGTGCAGCCTCGGGCCTGGCATACTCTCTGTACGCTGTCTGGGAATTGCGCTCACTTGGCTTTGTGAGAACGAAGCAGGCTGTGCTGGGAGGCATGGCCTGTGTTGGTGCTCTGGAGCTGGCTGGACCTGGTGCCATGATTGTGGGTATTGATTATTGGCGCGAGCATGTCACCGCTAGCTTAAGTCCTGACACTGGGCTACTATAA
- a CDS encoding related to STB5-SIN3 binding protein → MSATDDGELPAVFESASAYDTHSDRDTDRIRSPRRGLKRISAACQRCRRRKQKCDGRHPVCGACAAANVPCVPSDRLVVKVDRECECDHLRGQVERLKDRVNELQTQLAMQSRLPSEARSQESHLQIRSVADRQEPDGSVASLERGYVGRMLLPTFRGLGPNGASETGFMTGPWQLWHGLSASETPPTATSNTFSLHRDGLSLIEVFFDRRWPQYPVLHRPSFMEQHYIPYCNGQVRSRLSAFEVHMVLAIGASEKARISSDAPVSHEVFFEAAVRDLDAVLSADDLDCIRCLSLLCLFGSNEPQSVNLWYTVGMALRLAVGIDMHREESMANKTLLDAEMRKRLFWSLYTMDRSVSISLGRPLGIQDADITVPLPLVLTDEQIAGPADQAIANILPDVRDMSAFRHIVELRQINAGIYSALHSAGGINLQGRNLDSIRQQHYTRLNAWLLSAPRYLAPLSMYQTPEWFQIAYHQAVINLHRPSHASPVSSADAIRLCADSSISLISCYNALYAKNKIIYTFVALDSLFMAAVTMLYSIRASSVVRLELTREVVEANIETCVRLLSKISHGKKVGERSTQIIRRLGNATLAIFDNTSHAEGEIDTEFMSWFGVKSQNPPPRQEYPTPSIDTAWNDLFEHGYDLNSFQNVHLLL, encoded by the exons cgaagaaaacaaaaa TGTGACGGCAGACATCCCGTATGCGGGGCTTGTGCTGCTGCAAATGTGCCTTGTGTCCCCTCAGATCGTCTCGTTGTCAAGGTCGACAGGGAATGCGAGTGCGACCATCTGAGAGGCCAGGTAGAGCGCCTGAAAGACCGGGTGAATGAGCTACAGACACAACTCGCCATGCAATCAAGACTGCCCTCGGAAGCTCGCTCTCAGGAGAGTCATCTGCAGATAAGATCTGTCGCCGATCGCCAAGAACCCGATGGCTCGGTTGCGAGCTTGGAGAGGGGATATGTTGGACGCATGCTTCTGCCAACTTTTAGAGGATTGGGTCCTAATGGCGCTTCCGAGACGGGGTTTATGACGGGGCCTTGGCAGCTGTGGCATGGGTTGTCAGCCAGTGAGACGCCTCCGACCGCCACGTCAAACACATTCTCGCTTCACCGAGACGGCCTCAGCCTGATTGAAGTATTCTTCGATCGTCGATGGCCGCAATACCCGGTCCTTCATCGCCCATCGTTCATGGAACAGCATTACATACCATACTGTAATGGCCAAGTCAGGAGCAGACTGTCAGCGTTTGAAGTACACATGGTTCTCGCGATCGGAGCATCAGAAAAAGCACGCATTAGCTCAGACGCGCCCGTTTCTCACGAGGTCTTCTTCGAGGCAGCTGTGCGTGATCTTGATGCCGTGCTTTCAGCTGATGACCTCGACTGCATACGCTGTCTTTCCCTGCTCTGCCTGTTCGGCAGCAACGAGCCGCAGTCGGTCAATTTGTGGTACACCGTTGGCATGGCGTTGAGGCTTGCAGTAGGTATCGACATGCATCGGGAAGAGAGCATGGCCAATAAGACGCTGCTCGACGCCGAGATGCGAAAACGGTTATTCTGGAGCTTGTACACCATGGACCGAAGTGTCTCAATCTCTCTCGGCAGACCATTGGGCATTCAGGACGCTGATATCACGGTACCCTTGCCATTAGTTCTCACCGATGAGCAAATTGCCGGGCCTGCAGATCAAGCCATAGCGAATATCCTGCCCGACGTCAGAGACATGTCTGCATTCCGTCATATCGTCGAACTGCGCCAGATCAACGCGGGAATCTACTCCGCCCTCCACTCAGCAGGCGGCATAAACCTCCAAGGCCGGAACCTCGACTCCATACGCCAACAGCACTACACCCGTCTCAACGCGTGGCTTCTTTCCGCTCCGAGATACCTTGCGCCACTGTCGATGTACCAAACGCCAGAGTGGTTCCAAATCGCCTACCACCAAGCCgtcatcaacctccaccGACCATCTCATGCATCGCCGGTGAGCAGCGCAGACGCTATCCGCTTATGTGCCGATTCATCCATAAGCCTTATTAGCTGCTATAATGCTCTATATGCGAAGAATAAGATAATCTATACGTTTGTGGCGCTAGACTCACTATTCATGGCTGCTGTTACGATGCTGTACTCCATCAGAGCGAGTTCCGTGGTCCGTCTTGAACTCACAAGAGAAGTCGTCGAGGCCAATATTGAAACTTGCGTGAGACTCTTGTCCAAAATATCACACGGCAAAAAGGTTGGCGAGAGGAGTACCCAGATCATACGGAGATTAGGGAATGCAACGTTGGCAATTTTCGACAACACGTCACATGCCGAAGGCGAGATTGACACAGAGTTCATGTCATGGTTTGGAGTCAAAAGTCAGAATCCACCGCCTCGTCAGGAGTATCCTACGCCAAGCATCGACACAGCCTGGAACGATCTATTCGAGCATGGATACGACCTCAACAGTTTTCAAAACGTGCACCTGCTGCTATAG